One window of Papaver somniferum cultivar HN1 chromosome 9, ASM357369v1, whole genome shotgun sequence genomic DNA carries:
- the LOC113310656 gene encoding uncharacterized protein LOC113310656: protein MSTPSPRVRPSADPGWDYGQPLVNDRNSVKCDLCGVITRAGIFRHKKHLLGGFKDVTLCTNVTKEIQDRIRKFMDEQSSKKKEKEIITPAPLPLRQIEGSKKQIVVYNDGGCGSGGGSSNTPPPRVTREVVNSVVGAGAGELGEKGEIREFLEKDVGNGDGNRESACEVIANFFYENGISFDVVRSKSFGKMIAAVGEFGAGLKPPSYEELAGGMLEKKVKGVREWIDGLKIHWKIYGCSIMCDWWNGENGLTIINFLVNCPRGTVFWKSIDATERVKTAEGVLEMLKEVIGEVGAENVVQVVTDNAPNFKCAGKWLMEQIKVVWTPCASHCVNSMCKEISEVKKVAEVVMKCRRITVFMYNDDDVLHMMRKFISGGDLTRPSVNSFTTSFLSMESILNQNCGLKAMMNSDEWTKSKYANEDDGKRVTRILKESSFWCDLQFCVRMLKPLVDVVRIMYLDEEPSMGNIYHAMDKMRKKILCLLLGEPKHSASLNRVLKIVDTHRMDQLRQPLYAAGYYLNPSIYFTIQSEHEKSLEGNADIKRGLMDSINMLYPDEVKQDKIIDQLVVYRSAEGMMGDPAAVRKRETTSPSEWWVTWGSEVPELQEFARKVLGLTCSASPYETNWSAFNSLHSKKRNKLEHQKLNDLVFVTYNTKLRTRYLDRTSLVRKYTEPIVLEDTEEACAKWLVPFGANDKHLCGEDDITLGDVEEAKGNEESGGQTTTILYKKRVLGNMSTGTSKIKKR, encoded by the exons ATGTCGACTCCATCGCCTCGTGTTAGACCCTCAGCTGATCCAGGTTGGGATTATGGCCAACCACTAGTAAATGATAGAAACAGTGTGAAATGTGATCTGTGTGGTGTGATCACAAGAGCTGGGATTTTTAGGCATAAGAAACATCTTCTTGGTGGTTTTAAAGATGTTACACTTTGTACTAATGTTACTAAAGAAATTCAAGATAGAATTAGGAAATTCATGGATGAACAATCATCtaagaagaaagaaaaggaaataaTTACACCTGCGCCGCTGCCGTTGCGGCAAATTGAGGGATCTAAGAAACAAATTGTAGTCTATAATGATGGTGgttgtggtagtggtggtggtagtagcAATACGCCGCCGCCGCGGGTGACTAGGGAGGTAGTGAATTCtgttgttggtgctggtgctggtgaATTGGGTGAGAAAggtgaaattagggaattttTGGAAAAGGATGTGGGCAATGGTGATGGGAATAGAGAGAGTGCATGTGAAGTCATTGCTAATTTTTTCTATGAGAATGGGATTTCATTTGATGTTGTGAGAAGTAAGAGTTTTGGTAAGATGATTGCGGCGGTTGGGGAGTTTGGTGCTGGGCTTAAACCGCCTTCGTATGAGGAGTTGGCGGGTGGAATGttggagaagaaggtgaaggggGTGAGGGAATGGATTGATGGGTTAAAGATACATTGGAAGATTTATGGGTGTTCTATTATGTGTGATTGGTGGAATGGAGAGAATGGGTTAACGATTATCAATTTTCTTGTGAATTGTCCTAGAGGGACAGTTTTTTGGAAGTCGATTGATGCTACTGAACGGGTTAAGACGGCAGAGGGTGTGCTTGAGATGTTGAAAGAGGTTATCGGAGAAGTTGGTGCAGAAAATGTTGTACAG GTGGTTACAGATAATGCGCCAAATTTCAAATGTGCTGGAAAGTGGTTGATGGAACAAATAAAGGTTGTTTGGACTCCATGTGCATCACACTGTGTGAATTCGATGTGTAAAGAAATCTCTGAGGTGAAAAAAGTTGCTGAGGTTGTGATGAAATGCAGAAGAATTACAGTATTTATGTACAACGATGATGATGTGCTACATATGATGAGAAAGTTCATTAGTGGAGGAGATTTAACGAGACCGAgtgtcaatagtttcactacttCTTTCTTGTCGATGGAAAGTATTCTCAACCAAAATTGTGGTCTAAAGGCAATGATGAATTCAGATGAATGGACAAAAAGCAAATACGCAAATGAGGATGACGGGAAGAGAGTAACTAGGATACTAAAGGAGTCTAGTTTCTGGTGCGATTTGCAATTTTGTGTAAGAATGTTGAAACCGTTGGTGGATGTTGTTCGGATAATGTATTTGGACGAAGAGCCTTCAATGGGAAATATCTACCATGCAATGGATAAGATGCGAAAGAAGATTTTATGTCTTCTATTAGGTGAGCCGAAGCACAGTGCAAGTTTGAATAGagtgttgaagattgttgatacTCATCGGATGGATCAACTACGTCAACCTTTATATGCAGCTGGCTATTATCTCAATCCTAGCATTTACTTTACTATTCAATCTGAACATGAAAAGAGTTTGGAAGGCAATGCTGATATTAAAAGAGGTTTAATGGATTCTATAAACATGCTTTATCCAGATGAAGTGAAGCAAGATAAGATTATTGATCAATTGGTGGTTTATCGATCAGCTGAAGGCATGATGGGTGACCCAGCAGCGGTAAGGAAACGGGAAACAACCTCCCCATCTGAGTGGTGGGTTACTTGGGGATCTGAAGTGCCAGAACTTCAAGAGTTTGCGAGAAAGGTGCTCGGTCTTACTTGTTCCGCATCTCCGTACGAAACAAATTGGAGTGCCTTTAATAGT TTGCATTCGAAGAAAAGGAACAAGCTAGAGCATCAAAAGTTGAATGACCTTGTCTTTGTTACGTACAACACTAAACTTAGAACTCGTTACTTGGACCGAACTAGCTTGGTGAGAAAATATACAGAGCCTATTGTTTTGGAAGATACGGAGGAAGCATGTGCAAAGTGGCTTGTACCTTTCGGTGCAAACGATAAGCATTTATGTggtgaggatgatattactttgGGGGATGTTGAAGAAGCGAAAGGAAATGAAGAATCTGGGGGTCAAACAACTACGATATTGTATAAGAAGAGAGTCTTAGGAAACATGAGTACGGGTACgagtaaaatcaaaaagagataa
- the LOC113311351 gene encoding MATH domain and coiled-coil domain-containing protein At3g58210-like gives METYIAELSSSSKFNWRIENFSKLDAQKGTYSDAISVGTFNWKVLIYPKGICNVYEHMSIFLIPLDWNKLPYAEISFEITSQTDRKMKVRKELKHNFTEDNIVGWGIPLFIRLSELHDHNKGYIVNDTCTIEVVVTCRMKEDTKDDEDEGDLIEEDTKHDEYEGDASKEDTKDGEEEGYASDENPNLQILKTKSEKPSTGLIEYPGAGQPFGEEHMGFCADKQEFEDIGGFHILTTQAPLYRQIWLKYGHIPSIKVMPIFSYPILVMVVKDLMCSIIDMQKCHYVDLSSEMIDRWEDLITMAEKLEFNIGWLRERFEHVKKGKGSNMQNFKAELLEHGQHLRATKSKMRILRNVMRKVEAKLIASKDDVREKMSGLLSRSDMETYLEIGEDLLLEGVLDGVY, from the exons atggaaacatatattgcagagctttcttcttcttctaagtttAATTGGAGGATTGAAAACTTTTCAAAGCTGGACGCTCAAAAAGGAACATACTCTGATGCTATCTCTGTTGGTACTTTTAATTG GAAAGTACTGATTTATCCAAAGGGTATTTGCaatgtgtatgaacacatgtcAATATTCCTTATCCCTTTGGACTGGAACAAATTGCCATATGCAGAGATCAGCTTTGAAATTACTAGTCAAACCGATCGAAAAATGAAAGTCAGAAAAG AATTGAAACACAATTTCACCGAAGACAATATTGTTGGCTGGGGTATTCCATTATTCATACGTCTTAGTGAACTCCATGACCATAATAAAGGATATATAGTGAATGATACTTGCACCATTGAGGTTGTGGTTACTTGTAGGATGAAGGAGGATacaaaagatgatgaagatgagggtGATTTGATCGAGGAGGACacaaaacatgatgaatatgagGGTGATGCGAGCAAGGAGGACACGAAAGATGGTGAAGAAGAGGGTTATGCGAGTGACGAAAACCCAAACCTGCAAATTTTAAAGACAAAAAGTGAGAAACCTAGTACAGGATTAATAGAGTACCCAGGCGCTGGACAACCTTTTGGTGAAGAACACATGGGTTTTTGTGCTGACAAGCAGGAATTTGAAGATATTGGAGGCTTCCATATTTTGACAACGCAGGCCCCGCTATATAGGCAGATATGGTTAAAATACGGTCATATTCCTTCAATCAAAGTGATGCCAATTTTTTCGTATCCAATCCTAGTTATGGTGGTCAAAGACTTGATGTGTTCTATTATTGATATGCAAAAGTGCCACTATGTAGATTTATCATCTGAAATGATTGATAGATGGGAAGATCTGATAACAATGGCTGAGAAACTTGAGTTTAACATTGGATGGTTGCGAGAAAGATTTGAACATGTGAAAAAAGGTAAGGGTAGTAACATGCAGAATTTTAAGGCGGAACTGCTGGAGCATGGTCAGCATTTACGCGCAACAAAATCAAAGATGAGGATTCTCAGGAATGTGATGAGAAAGGTAGAGGCTAAGCTGATTGCTTCGAAGGATGACGTGCGAGAGAAAATGTCTGGACTACTCTCCCGATCAGATATGGAAACCTATCTCGAAATAGGTGAAGATTTGTTGCTTGAAGGAGTGCTTGACGGAGTGTATTAG